In Chloroflexota bacterium, one DNA window encodes the following:
- a CDS encoding transcriptional repressor: protein MAIMQPEERARRLLRELEHHGYRPTPQREAVCWALARHGGHPTAAEIVEVVKQHGIGQATVYNTITTLEKLGVIQSMPLNTDEHTRYDLDTTPHMNFVCSQCGAIIDCHAPQLDLMLAQIASTAGATFESANVVVYGRCERCKN, encoded by the coding sequence ATGGCAATTATGCAACCTGAAGAGCGGGCGCGTCGCCTATTACGCGAATTGGAACATCATGGTTATCGGCCAACGCCGCAGCGCGAAGCGGTTTGTTGGGCCTTGGCTCGCCATGGCGGTCATCCGACTGCTGCCGAGATTGTCGAAGTCGTTAAGCAGCATGGCATTGGTCAGGCCACAGTTTATAACACGATTACAACCTTGGAAAAGCTGGGGGTTATTCAGTCGATGCCGTTGAATACCGATGAGCATACCCGCTATGATCTCGATACAACTCCGCATATGAACTTTGTCTGTTCGCAATGCGGCGCGATTATCGATTGTCATGCACCACAGCTTGATTTGATGCTGGCCCAGATCGCCTCAACCGCCGGAGCAACCTTTGAATCGGCCAATGTGGTGGTTTACGGGCGTTGCGAACGTTGTAAAAATTAA